In Methylosinus sp. C49, one DNA window encodes the following:
- a CDS encoding CheR family methyltransferase has translation MVLSAAPERKLTEATSSAIRLDAMSDRHFRDLAAYIEREVGIRLPPTKRTMVEGRLRRRVKALGVANLDEYVALVLDRDELGGENMHLIDCVTTNKTDFFREPEHFEILTRVVMPHLLDGARRRNERVFKFWSAAASIGAEAYTLAMVLADLSAAEHFGFRILGTDICSTALAQAQAAIYPEDMLAPTPKAMRERYVMSSRNSARREVRIVPELRRLVRFQRLNLMDATYPIDEDIDVIFCRNVLIYFSSPTQQAVVANLCRHLRPGGFLFLGHSESMAGGKQASMRQIASTVFRKEVGRT, from the coding sequence ATGGTCTTGTCGGCCGCCCCAGAAAGAAAGCTCACGGAAGCCACGTCATCCGCGATAAGACTCGATGCGATGAGCGATCGTCATTTTCGAGACCTCGCCGCCTATATTGAGCGAGAAGTCGGAATTCGATTGCCTCCCACCAAACGCACGATGGTCGAGGGTCGTTTGCGGCGACGGGTGAAAGCGCTCGGAGTGGCAAATCTCGACGAATATGTCGCGCTGGTCCTCGATCGGGACGAACTCGGCGGCGAGAACATGCATCTCATCGACTGCGTGACCACCAATAAGACGGATTTCTTCAGGGAGCCCGAGCACTTTGAAATTCTGACGCGGGTGGTCATGCCACATTTGCTCGACGGAGCGCGGCGCCGGAACGAGCGTGTCTTCAAGTTCTGGAGCGCAGCGGCGTCGATCGGAGCCGAGGCCTATACGCTCGCCATGGTGCTGGCTGATCTTTCGGCTGCCGAGCATTTCGGTTTCCGAATTCTCGGCACCGACATATGTTCGACGGCGTTGGCGCAGGCGCAGGCCGCGATCTACCCGGAGGATATGCTCGCGCCGACGCCAAAGGCGATGCGTGAGCGCTATGTGATGTCGTCGCGCAATTCTGCGCGGCGGGAGGTACGGATCGTGCCGGAGTTGCGTCGGCTCGTTCGCTTCCAACGCCTCAATTTGATGGACGCGACATATCCGATCGACGAGGATATCGACGTGATCTTCTGTCGCAATGTCCTCATCTATTTCTCGTCGCCGACGCAACAGGCGGTGGTGGCGAATCTCTGTCGGCATTTGCGGCCCGGCGGTTTTCTGTTCCTCGGCCACTCCGAGTCGATGGCCGGGGGAAAGCAGGCGTCTATGCGGCAGATCGCGTCGACAGTCTTTCGAAAAGAAGTGGGTCGCACATGA